Genomic segment of Synchiropus splendidus isolate RoL2022-P1 chromosome 4, RoL_Sspl_1.0, whole genome shotgun sequence:
GGTGGTCGCTCTCAGCACCCAGATGCCGACTCACTTTACCTGGAGAAGATCGACGTGGGCGAGGCAGAACCGAGAACAGTTGTCAGCGGTTTGGTGGCCTACATTCCGCAGGAGGATCTGCAGGACCGGATGGTGGTGCTGCTGTGCAATCTGAAGCCTCAGAAGATGCGTGGGATTGAGTCTCAGGCCATGCTGCTGTGTGCCTCTATGTGAGCCCCGCCGACACACACGGAACAGGTCCAGCCACGAACAACGTTCATCAGTTTCTTGTCTTTTCAGTGAAGGGGAGCCGAGAAGAGTGGAGCCTCTGGATCCTCCTGAGGGGTCCTCTCCCGGGGAGCGGGTATTTGTGGAAGGGTATGAGGCGGGACAGGCAGATGACAAACTCAACCCCAAAAAGAAAGTGTGGGAGAAGCTACAGGTATGCCGGTACTGCTAATCCATTTGGAGAGAAAAGACATTTCCTGCTGAGCTCAGCCAATTTCTCTTAAGCCTGGATGCTGTTGAAAAGGCCCCACAAGGGACTGACTTGTGTTTTGTCGCTGCAGGTGGACCTGAATATCTCGGACAACTGTGTGGCACAGTGGAAAGAGCAGCGGCTGGTGACCAAGCTGGGACAGATCACGTGTAAGACACTAAAGGGAGGAAACATCAGTTAGGAGTTGTTGGTCTAGTATTTTGTGTCAAACGTCCTCCTGACTCTCCTGGGTCAGTGCTGCGGCCTGTTCTCCACAATCATGCTTTGAACCCCCGTCCACTCTCGCTTCTTTACACAGCAGTGGCGTGATGAATCTGAAGCGCTATAAATCATGTTGTCACTGTGAAGTGTCACTGTTGCCCATTGTAACAATGGCATgataataaaatggaaaaccTTTCCGGTGTCAGCAAAGGGGAATTAAGTCAGCGTTTCATCTTTTGTCGTGAATGAATGGGAAGTGACCATGGGCTGATAACTCCGCAGCAGTGAAGGTTTAGCTGAGGAACCATTGTCACACTTGGTCTCAGAAATTAATGCTAGTTCAATTCTGTGCTTTCATTTATCTTCTTGTTatctaaatattttaatataagtCTGAGAGGAGCTCAAAGAACAACACAGTCGGTTTCATCTGTATCATTTCCCCTCATATCCTgaggaaaaaatatattgtctTGTTCAGGTACCCAACATCCCAAGCTTGCATGTCACCATGATCATTGACATTCCAATTATGCCAAGTCATCATGTTTGTAATCCCTGCTTTTAAAATGTGTCTCATCAGAACGTGTCATGAACCTGGTCATGttttgagagaaaatgaaagcacacgacaaatttgcaataactttatTTATGGAATTAAcacctacattttttttcatccataccaaaaataaatgcaacactTAAATTTACTCCCATTTGCATTTTTCTAaaggaaatatttaaataagCTCTTGAATAGAAGCGTCTGCTGGCATTAAAGGTAAAAATGTGTGGAGGATAAAACCTGCAAAACATTTTACCAGCAGTCAAAAAGTCAGTCCATTTATTTGGCGAGACGATTGCACTGATCTTGCTGCTGCACACGATACAAGTGAATGTGAACATCAGATAACTTTAACAACTAAAGGGCAGCAGCAAGTCTTATTGATCAATAAACCAAATGTTCATGTGTCAATTTTTGTCACACACTAACTCTACATTTTCTCTTGCCTTGAAGTCGCTCATGTAACTGTGCCTCCTCATAGCAGCTGCCATTATCAACAGCAATAACCGCTTTCAGTCAAGCCAAGCGTCTGCTCATGGTCCTGCTGATACGTTGGGAATCCTCCTGTGTCTGTGAattgactttgtttctctgaTAAGCACCATTTATTATCATTAACATAAGAagactaaaactataaaagCTTAGTTATATTAAACATTTTTAGCATCACACTAGGAACAAAATGTATACAAATGGGATTGGAAATCAAAGCGTTACATTTCCAAACTGGTAAGTCAATTTTCTTGTCCACATGTGGTGTGATTCACACAAAATTACAAGAAATTCAAATTGTGCAAATTTCCTTAAAACATCTGGTGTGGGGATTTTGGATTAGCGCAACATCATTTCACATTTGATACAAATCTGACATCACACAAGGAGCATCCAGTGTAccgcctttttttttccccccatgtTGTGGTTCCTACGACGATGTAGTCAGACTGTACAACGTGCCTCCTCTGAGCCTCTTTCCCCGCACACTCCCACGCATCACAGTGAGAGGCCGTACAGCTGTAGCTCATGAGAATCCTCTGTACACAAATGCTTTAACTTGGAGCGGAGAGAAACACTACCCAATTCTTCCTGCAGGAGGCAACTAAGCATACAGAAATGCAGCGCCACCCTGAGGGGCCTGAGAATGTAGAAAAATACTCCGGAATAAAGCTTTTATAACAAAGTAGGAGTGCTGTTTTTGCATCACCATGTGGGAAGGCCAGAAGAGGCTAAGGCTTTTGGAAAGGAGAGATCACACAACACTGAATAATCTTGTTTACGTCGACGAGACCTCCTTCTCCAAGTGTTCTGCTTCTTCCTGATCGGCCTCCGCGACAGATCAACACAGACCTTTCAAAACAGGGTTTCGATGGTGTCGGCAGTCACTCGTGTcgctgtggaggagaagaagagaggtcAGTTGTAAGGATGACAGTGGAAGAATCTAATGGAGACGCTGCGGCCTGATCATGAGCTTTCTGTTCCATCTACTGGACGTGGCTGCAGTCATGagacactgctgtgttttcagaAAGAGATAGgtggagttgttgttgttggtttgtttggattcTTAAAATGCCACACAAACATCCCACTTGGACTTGTGAGATTGACAGGAGAACCaagaaaatgataaagaaagtgatggcgcctccAACAGCAAAAACTGGTTGaaaagcacctgttggagcagtttagttgagaacattttatggcagtactttcatttacacattaCTTATCTTCCTTTGAGtttatatatgaaaaaatattttttaaatttattataTTGATCTTATTaccgtttttccaattttctcaacaatttgcatcaagtgtatttttttttcttgaggaaATGTGACGCACGTGGTTCTGCGGCTGGTAGGaactttcaatgacaaatatcttggcactgatcacatggtttcatgtcatttcacaagcttttggtttgtttacatgtgtagttattgaacacaaatgaaacctGTAATTCTCAGAAATCAATAATCCTAGTAATAAATCAGTTCTAGTCCTTGAATGCCATTTGttgtggaaaaggtgggccccaagatcagaaaggttcagaagCCCTGATGTAGAGGACGTCTACTGGACAGAGCTGGGTACCGATTCAAATTCCTCAAATTGATTCTATTCAATTCTGATCGGGTTCAGTTTGGGATATTTCAGTCAATTTATACCAACTTTGCATGAATATGGAAGAGGTgcaatggatgaaaaaaaaaatcatggttgGGATTGAATCATGGTTTTGGCTCCTGCCCCTGATATGGTGCCTTAAATGTGGTTGATGTATTCCAGTCACACTGCCTTTGTGTGAACACAAGACACAACTCTGAAGTGCGTACCTAATGGTGGAGAGCGATCCGTATGGATCAATGATGATCCATTGCACCACTACGTACGACACATGGTAGAGTGTAGCATTTTGTGAATAACAAACTGAAAGAGTGGAGCATCATGAGAATCTTGGGGATGAGCTGGAGAAGGCGGTTTGCAGTGGTTGAACACAAATGAGTGACCTTGGGAAAACGTGACGTTGCAGAAATGTATCTAATGTACTTTGGTGGTCCAAAAAAATGTGAAGTGTGTCTTTAATGTATCTCAGACAGGCAAACCCAAGAGGCCCTCTGTCCCTGACCAAAGATGACATCAACCATTCACTGCTTACTTGTTGATTCGAGGCGATGAGTTGTCTCCTTTGGGTACTGGACTGCACTGCTGTTTCCATTGACTCCAATCTCTGCTCTGCCGGCGACAGGGTTCTGTAAAGAGCAGACGATGCTCTGGACTGGCTTCTTGGCCACTGGAGGCGGAACTCTGTCGCCCTTCACTGCGCCATAGAAGAAAGAACTTGATTGTCCGGAACGCTGCATGAACTCTGATACCAAATTCTGCTGAAGACTGGCTTGATCTTCAGGAGTGGACGCTGTAGTCACGACCATCTTTGTGCCCCTTGAGAAGATGAAGCTCGCAGTGGAGGCTGACGTCCTGTGCGTGTCCTTCTCAGGGACGTTGCTGTAGGCCAGCGGTCTTGTCGTTATTCGGCATGGAAGACTGTCTCTTGAAGACATGGCAGCTGTTTTCATGCGTACAGCCTCCTGTAGGCGCATGGATGTCGGTGTAGATGTCTTCAGGGTCTGAGGAGTTTTGAGAGAAAGAGACTTGCGGATTGGTTTCTGTGGAACAGCCTGAGGTGCTGGGTCTGCACTCTGGCAACGCTCCTGAGCGCCGTTCGTCTCGCTGGTCGACTTTCCTTCGCTGAGAGCTTTTAGTTGGTCTTCGCTCATGCTCACTGATCTGAGTCGGACCATCTGAAGCAAGGAGGGGGTCACCAACGGTATGTTGGCATCCTCCTTTGGAGAGGGAGCACATTTCTGACGACCAAGAATCTCCTTGTTTTTGATGTCCTTGGTTGCACCATTGGGCTGCCTTCTAAAGCTCACTCCGGGGGTCACGCTGTCCACAGGTAAAGTGGGGACTAACGGGACTGGTGTGGAATCAgcttttggatttgtggcgTGATGGAAGAGGGGTTGATCTTCATGATGGATGACGCTCTTGCTGCTTAAAGAGGAGAAAGCGATGACTGATAAAGGGTAGTCCTGGGGAGCAGTAGTGAGTTGAGTTAAATCCAAGGACGATAAGGCATTCTGCAGGTCCTCTGGGAAAGTATCAACATACTCCGACTCTCCAGTTTCTATGTCACCCTTTAGGTGGACTGAAGGTGACTCTAGATGAGGGACCATCTCCCCTTGACCCAAGTGGTTTTCATAGGCTGAGACATCCGAGCGACAGCTGTCCATCTCATGCAAAACACAGTCCACCATCAAAGGAGGCGGCGGAGGAGGGAAGTCAGACTCATACGCCCCATCAAAGACTCCTTCtaggggaggggggggaggcGGCCAGCAGGATTCTGCAGCATGGACCTCCTCCTGCACATGCTCTATAGGGTCAGGTGGTGAGGACACCTGCGAGGCCGTCTGCTGGGTCGCTGGTGCAGTGCTGGACTGTAGCGAGAGCGTCGTGTCATTTGGATGTTCTTCCTTACAAGTGGCTTGGTTTTCTTCAAGCACAACCTTCATCTTTAAAAGTGCACCACAGTCGCTCTCCTCCATGGAGGAAGGGTTCTCCTCCACAAGCGTATCAGACCTCACAGCTGGCGACATGACTGCAAGAGGGTCTGTCTTAGCAATGGTGTAACCACTTTCTGTTGAACTGCTCGTCTCCTCTTTACCACACTGCTCAGTCAAACACTCGACTATTTCGTCTTGTGAGCATTTAGTGTGCGGTTCTTCTGGAACCACTGGCGTCAGTTTAACGTCCTCCGATGTTTCAGGGACGTCACCTTGCGTTTCCCGCCTCTCAGAAATCGCTACCTCGCTGATGTCCGTCTGCGTCCCGGCTTGTTTGCACGGCCTGTTGTGTATGTGCACGGTGTTAAGGTCAGGACTTGGACCACACAGGAGCTCAAAGGTCCGCCTGTTGTGAACCCATgtctctggaggaggaggacatggTGCCTTGACCTTGGGTGGCGGTGGAATATGCAACAGCTCCCTGACTTCAAGTCTCAAAATGGTTTTGTGTTGTTCTGTAGCAACATCAGTCACAAGCTCCTGAGCTGGTGTGTGCGGGCAGCAGGAGGACACTTCTGAAGACAAGGAGGCGAGTGAAGAGGACGGGGACGCTGACGCAGACCTCTCTGGTTTAACAAGGGTCTGTTTCTGTTTATCGGGGGATGTTGGCGAGGTTTCCCGTGGGGACAATGTTGGGGTGCCACTCTGACTGGAGTAGCCACTGGAAGGGGACAGCGTGCGTTCAAATTTCCCAATTTCTGAAGGGACTGTTTGAGGGGAGTGGTTTTGAAGTTGTGGTGGAGGACCTGAAGCTTTCCTTGCTTCAGATGAAGATTGTTGACTCAAGGCGCACGAACATGACATGTTGACGTTTCCAGGCGTCACAGGGATCACGGTCTTGGTGCTTTCTTCACCAACCCTCTCAGTGATGATGATATTACCAGTGGAAGTTGCTACCGTGGAGGATGTGGAACCATTGACACGTTCACCCTCTGCTGGATCCCTGACGTCGACCCTGATCCTGCTGCTGTGTAGAGAGTGCGTTCGCAGTGGGGGTGGCGGGGGCTGCTTCGTTTTCACAATGGAGAGACTGCGAGAACAATGTCGCTTCGGCATTGCATTTTCCCCATCCGTGACAGTCACGCTTGACTCTGACTCGCCACCTACAAACATATTGTCTATCGCAGTACTGGGGCTGCTGATCATGCTCGCTGAGCTACGCAAGCTAACAATATCCTGCGCTGCACAGCAGCTCTGGTCAACCACTTTTGCACCGTTCTCACTACTCTTCGAGGACGGGGGAGACGAGTTCAGAACGATGGTCCTCGAAGACTGTGACTCGCTCCAGTCCGAGTGGGAAGGTGATGGGGAAATTGCTGTGGAGCTTTGCGAGTTATCTGTCTGGGATCCGTCAACGTCCAACTTTCTGGTCAAGGAAGGGCTGAGTGATGAATCCAGGGATACCAGGCTGCCTTTGCTCACTGAGTGAACACTTCGGCCGTgaccagctgtgctgctgagtgtcctgctactgctgctgcagtcGATCTCAATCACATCGACGGACGCTGGCAGCACCGCGTTAGGAATGATTGTAGAAAGGTAAGTAGCCTGGGGAGATATGGACATGACAGGACCCTGAGGGAGGCAAAAAGAAGTGTTAAAGAAATTTGTCAAGTAAACATATGGCTATGTTGAAGGTACCTGGGgttcctgaaggaagcagaacatggaagaagaaaagctggaggagctgatcaTGCCTGGCACGGCAACTGACTTGGGTCTCAGCACAGACAAGGCTTTGTCGTTGGTGGCACCATCATCCTTGTAAAGCACCTGTAGGTGCCTTTTCAAAATGTCTTCTTCTTTAGAATCCACCTTCAGAGACACAGAAGCACATTAGCTCATGAAacataaagataaataaaacttGAGAATAGTAGTGAAGCGCCTGAATGATAATCTATCGTTTCTGTTGCACCACTCCCAGAGCGAACGTCCCGCTGCTTCAACTTCACCGAAGTAAATGAGGTTGGCATTTTGAAATGGATTAGTCTGGTTGTTCATCTATTACAGGCCTCTCACATGTGTTATAAGTTACAGTTACTTAACATAACTGAGAGTTCAGACTGTGTCATTAGAGTAACGAAAGTAAGAATGGTAAAAGAACTTTAAAATGGTATGAACAAGCAAACTGAGTAGATAACTGTGACCCGatttacatatttacaaacacacatttcatcatcacaacttgcctatgaaaataaaatcacaactTTTTCACTCTTAATAAACTCTCACTTCTGCTTTCAGAAAGTGAATTAGTATCGCACTGGATGTTTGTAACTTATCACACTGAAATGTCAACTCTGGATGCAAGTGCAGGTGAATCTGGTCTGTGTTTGGACGGTCCCACAGCCGAAGTGCTGGGGGCTACTGGAATCAGTCCTACGACTCTAAAGCCCAGGTTACCTGCTTCCAGATGGTGCTTGAATTTTCCTCATAAGCTACAACCCCCTCGGAGTTAAAGTCGTTAGAAATGCACGAGTCAATTACAGTCTTACAGGGTGGAAGATACGtgcttctttatttattcatcaccCCAAATAACCACCTGGAAACATCTAGAGTTCATTTAGCCTCCCCTTACAGGCTTCCACTTTTTATCTGCTTATGCGTGCAACACGATGATAGGAAACAAGAGACGAGACAGACGACAAGTTTATTTCAAAAGTCACCTGAATCATAGATGACATTCATACATATGTGGATAACCACGAACCAACAGAAAATGAACCAGACTGGGGAGTCGAGAGAGTTGTATGTTCAGAAAGCATTAGAATGAGTCAGAAAATGGACAGAGAAACGTGTAAAATACAGTCAATAACCACATGAAGTTGTTGGTACTTGTGTGCTTATGTTTGTCATTTGAGTAGGTGTAGGTGCTGTAGGTGCGATTTGATGATGGGGCAGAGATTGTGAGCTCACCTCCAAATCAGACAGGTGGACTCTGGCTCCTTCCTGGTTCATCGCTGGAGTTCCTCCATCGACCATTGGTATAACAAGGACTCCTGATCTGCAGTTGCTGTCAAGTGGGGAATGATGTGGGAGCTGCTGAAAGGTGGAGTATCTGTGGAGTGCTGGAGAGCAGGGAGACTCACATCAACAGAATCAGCCGTCATCGAAGCTTGGAAGGTCAGTCAGAGAGCCTACCTAGCTCTTTCTGGACCTGGTTGGGAATGCCCATGATGGTGGTTCGCCTGTTCCTCCTCCAGTCCTTGTCATGCCttttcactggattcagagGTCGGAATGTGGAACCTATAATAAAAAGTGCAAGGCAGGGGAGCGACATTAGGcattcagaatttcattcagtgTGACTGTGAATTCTAAAAGAGCTTGTTTCCCATGAGTTTTTCAATATGGAGGCTGGAAATTCAGTTCGGAATACAAATCATGATCATCAGAAGGCATGCCTGCCAGCTGTTGTGTGCagggagagcagcagcacaagTCACTTGCTCCATTTGAGAGTTACTGACACAGGAGTGCGTGTGGAAGTGAGCAGCGGTTCCAAGaccaaaatgtgctttttgaCAAAAATAGCAGTTAAATCCAAAGCTAAACCGAAGTACTGCTAGGTGTGTGTCAGTGCGTATATCCTCAAAGACGAGCACATATACGGGAGAGAAAAGGAGAAGAATGAGGACCGTGAGACAGAGTGCATGTCTCTTAGGGTCTTGTTGAGCTTGTAACTGGTTCAGCAGTTACAACAACTCTACATTCATCTGTCGTGTTGAAGAAGCAGTGCAGACACTTTACAATTGGGTCTTTTAGCCAGCTCGGACCTGAATCGGGTTCTCCTTCACCTTGTCGGGTGAGCACAGGTCTGATCGATGCAGCAGGGCTTTCTTCATTTCCAGATACAACGCTGTGTTCAGGAGAACCAGCATCATCCTTGGAGCCAATATCAGGCTCCGGGATATCGACTGACTGCAGGTGAAAGAGACACAAAACAATTAACTAGTATCATACCCATGAACAACTTCAGAGTGTTTAGGACTTTTGGGCATCTTACAGCGGCGCTCTCATCGTCAACGGTGGTCACTCCTTCCTTGTTCTCTGTGTCAACCAAAATCAATCAAGTTAGTATTCATCCTCCACGGGCTCATCTCGCATCACGCCAGGGTGACAACAAATGTATGAGACCTTCTTGCTGGAGGATCTTGAGTCCCTCCTGGGCCTCGATGTGAAGATCTTCCAGGAACTGAGGTCTACTGCCTTCGATGAACACATTTTCCTGATAGTGTTGTGAGGATGTGAAGTGGACCGTCAGCCTCCTCTGGTCCTCAGTGCCCTTGGGCCCAGCTGCACAGAAGGAAAATGACTCAGTTAAATACACGGAGAAGCATGAGAGCAGTTTTCAAGAACGCTATTAagaagatttttgttttgtttcagccaCACACTTCACATTTTAAGAGGTCAGACTAGAACTGATAGTCATAGGCACAAGGAGCCCATTAAATATCCTCACACAGTCACTGTGTAATGAGAAGAATTTGATGCAAATTGGCCGCTTAGGTAAAACTGTAACTGGCCTCGCTCACTTAACAAGCGCTTAGAAATCATTTGAATTGCGGCTCCACACACGCGGCTTGTCACCCAACGTGGACATGAGTGCCATATTAGCTGACCCTTGTCCAGCTGAACTACAAGCAAACCAGGAAATCTCAATAAGGCAACTGAGCACAACTGACTGAATGTTCTTGTATCGACTACTACACGAGTACACAACCCAACATAAAGGCCTACTGTGATGAGGTTATTAAAATGGAATCAAAATCAGCCAGGCAAACACGTCCCCTTCTAGGGCTCCTCATTTCCTACATCTTGTTCTTCAGTTTGAAGACTGAACTAAGGTTTCTTTGGACATAATCTGCGGTGACATTTGCAGTGTTTTCCTTCAAACCCCAACTAGACGCCAAGGTTACtcaaaaacacttaaaatgttGTCGGGTATGTCACTATGGAAGACAAGCACAGCCTCCATGTGAGTGTGATCATTCACACTCTGGTCCGAGTGCGCAGCATTAACTGTTTAAACCTGGCTAATCCACTTCTCTTTGGTCGACTCGAAAGAATGAGATAATCTGGATTGTCATCATTCAGCCGTGGACCTCCTGGGGCTGCATCGTTGTCCTTTTCGGGAATGTAAAAAATGTCTAGTACTTTTTCCTACACAGGAATGATCAAACTCTTGACGGTGGGACACCACTTCCCCTCGCACACACTTTATTTGAGAAGAGTTGCACCATCACGTAAATATATTATGTAATGGAATTTATTTATGACTCGAGCTATCAGACATGTAGTCTTCGGGTATAAATCAGCTCATGGCTGAtcggacaggaagtgagttgCTGTGACCAGAGTGGGCTTGACAGGAAGTTTATCTGATTCATGGAAAAGCTCTTTTCAAAAGCActtaatgatgatgaaaagtcaacaaagggaCACTACTATTGAAGACAAAATCATATGATGCCTGACCTAAAACATGGGAGGTGACTGAGGGTTACCAAAGTGGCCATGCACTGATGTCGACAGATATATATGGATGTTAAGGAAACCTCAATGGCGAAGGAATAATAATGGTAGCCTGAGTGAGTCACCTCAAATATTGCGCAGCTCTGCAAACAATCAACTGTACTGTAAATCTTCTTCAGaggctttaaaaacaaaaccaaaacaaatataGGGGCTTAAAGTAAACAACCGTTTGAAAGGAGCATAACTCAAATAGAGCTATCAGATAGAAACATGAGAAAGCAGAATCATTTTGAGGTGAAAAACGGTGTGCTGCGTCACAGCCTCCTGCTGTGACTGACTGCTTTGGGTGACAAGTGAGCGTAACAAATTGCTATATGAGCGAGAACCCCATATCTCTGTCAAAGTGTCAAGTTACTCTGATATCCTGAATAATAAACTGCACCCTAAAAAGCTCCGTACACGCGAGGTGTTTGATGCGACATCACTCCTGTGTTCTGACTGCACATATCTGCATgctctgttttacattttaactTCTTAAGATCAAAAATGTTACATTAAAAAACATACACCGCTATAAGCGTCACTCTGGATTAGGAGAGGGAGAATCCCCTCCCTGAGACTGTAGCAGAGGTTTTAAGTCTTCTGACTGATTAAGGCGATCATAGCGAAGGCTCTTTATCTCATTAGTGGTGACCCCCATGTTAATTCTAAAAATCCTTCCATGCCTGAATGGTTTTTATAGACATAACGTACTTTTTAGTGCTCAACATTTCCTCAAAACTAAAAAAGTTTTAGAAAGTGGCGTCATTATCCGCCTGTCCGTGTTCTCACACTAGGAATGTTGTAATCTGTCGCATTACTGTGTGTTGTTTAATCCAGCACACCTTACTTTCCAAATGTTGCTGTCGGTGACTCACCCTTTTTCTTGAAGATGGATAGCAGAGAGTGGATGCTCTTCCTCAAGTAGGCCACCATAGCTAGTCCAGCACCATGTCAAACCTTATACTTTCAAATACAGGAATCCAGCGTCACCAGCGTAAACACCAACAATAGACGATGGATTGACCGTCAAAAGTGAAATATTGGCAGGACACAAAGTTTGGGGTGTGCAGCCACACAGAGGGCAGAAACACAATAAACCTGCTCCCAGACATGTCGCCAGTCCCAGCTGTCTTATCCCCAAGTCTAATACCCCGTCCCTCAGCCCACAGACCCCCCCCACAATCTCTATTTTTCCGTCCATCAGGAGCAGCATGGCACTctaataacaaaagaaaaaccccCTCTGTCCCCCAACTCCAAACTGTTGTCAAAGTTTCCCTTTCCTCGTCCTGCCCACCCCCTTATTCTTATTGTAGACACGTGTGGGTGCTTACACACACTCCCTCTCCCTGTAGCTAATTATGTCTCACCCTGTCGGCAACAGTGCtgatatatacatacatacatggccagttaaccagcgcttagtcctatTCACGGTCGTGTGGAGTGCTGAACCTATCCCAGCCGTCCTTGGACGAGAGGCAGGAATTCTGTAATATAATTAGTATGTATTTATGACATTCAATGGAGACATTAGAATAAAGGTATTTTTTGGCACGTCCCAGATTTGGAATGATTCTGAGTTCAGTGATGGAGACCCATAGGACAATATTTGACCTGACTAGTATAGGGAAGCTGTAGGGGAAACAGTGGTCTCTGGAACATTGATGGCATGGGCCACAGAAATAAGTCAGCTTGCGTTGGCAAACAATAATCCAGTACCAGCTCTCCTTCTTAAGTATCATGCATACAAAAAAGTGAGGTAAGTGCTCTCGACAGCTTGACAAACTATCTGTGACCATAGCCAGGGAGTATATTTACGAGGCAAAAACAAGTGTAGATCAGCTTCATACATTTCACCAGACCAGAATCCCGCAACTGTCCCATCAAACTAGACAAAATAATTCCGAATACTCCTAGAGGTACGTTTGCTTCGAAGTCATACTTATCTTGGGATTCATTTCGTTAGACTGTGGTTGATATTAAGAcataaaggaggaaaaaaacatggagGAAAATGTACTACATGAAATGAGAGTAaataagaaaaagagagacaacaAACTACATATTGTTCTTCAGAagcaattttatatatatatatatatatatatatatatatatatatatatatatatatatatatatatatggtgaggggggaaaaaaaggaaaccaaGGGGGCGAAGGGGAAAAAATGGAAACCAATGTGATGACACTATGAGTAGGGCACAGGCACTACTGATTGAAAACTCAGGGCGTCTTACTGAAAAACCAGGATGtccaatttctcatgttttgcagttaaGGCGTCCCCAGGATGCCCAGAcgcccctctagctaaaagcctgtgagGGGATCCAAAAACTAGGGAAGATTTACGATACTGCATTGCACACATGTCAAACATAAAGCCAATAAAGCCAAAAGGGAAGTGCACCACAAACCAGGTGAGCGTTTGTATTAATCTACTCCATTTATACACTACCTCTACGCATCACAGCTGCAGAAGTCAGTAACTTCCTCTGCAGACTTGGGTACGTCAAGCCACAAGGCACTGAGTTAAAAACCTGGCCAATGTAACCATACTGATTTGGCCATTGTaccaaatgtcaaaataaaataataataaaaaaaacaacaacagtgagcAGGGCCGACCGCTGG
This window contains:
- the kiaa1522 gene encoding uncharacterized protein KIAA1522 homolog isoform X3, yielding MSRRRSTGDLVPWDITEVLVKEARAQRSQRKTGSSLGQALSWLKGSRRKKNFGNGPYRNDVAVRDGKVSTKSHGSGKAGPKGTEDQRRLTVHFTSSQHYQENVFIEGSRPQFLEDLHIEAQEGLKILQQEENKEGVTTVDDESAASVDIPEPDIGSKDDAGSPEHSVVSGNEESPAASIRPVLTRQGEGEPDSGSTFRPLNPVKRHDKDWRRNRRTTIMGIPNQVQKELALHRYSTFQQLPHHSPLDSNCRSGVLVIPMVDGGTPAMNQEGARVHLSDLEVDSKEEDILKRHLQVLYKDDGATNDKALSVLRPKSVAVPGMISSSSFSSSMFCFLQEPQGPVMSISPQATYLSTIIPNAVLPASVDVIEIDCSSSSRTLSSTAGHGRSVHSVSKGSLVSLDSSLSPSLTRKLDVDGSQTDNSQSSTAISPSPSHSDWSESQSSRTIVLNSSPPSSKSSENGAKVVDQSCCAAQDIVSLRSSASMISSPSTAIDNMFVGGESESSVTVTDGENAMPKRHCSRSLSIVKTKQPPPPPLRTHSLHSSRIRVDVRDPAEGERVNGSTSSTVATSTGNIIITERVGEESTKTVIPVTPGNVNMSCSCALSQQSSSEARKASGPPPQLQNHSPQTVPSEIGKFERTLSPSSGYSSQSGTPTLSPRETSPTSPDKQKQTLVKPERSASASPSSSLASLSSEVSSCCPHTPAQELVTDVATEQHKTILRLEVRELLHIPPPPKVKAPCPPPPETWVHNRRTFELLCGPSPDLNTVHIHNRPCKQAGTQTDISEVAISERRETQGDVPETSEDVKLTPVVPEEPHTKCSQDEIVECLTEQCGKEETSSSTESGYTIAKTDPLAVMSPAVRSDTLVEENPSSMEESDCGALLKMKVVLEENQATCKEEHPNDTTLSLQSSTAPATQQTASQVSSPPDPIEHVQEEVHAAESCWPPPPPPLEGVFDGAYESDFPPPPPPLMVDCVLHEMDSCRSDVSAYENHLGQGEMVPHLESPSVHLKGDIETGESEYVDTFPEDLQNALSSLDLTQLTTAPQDYPLSVIAFSSLSSKSVIHHEDQPLFHHATNPKADSTPVPLVPTLPVDSVTPGVSFRRQPNGATKDIKNKEILGRQKCAPSPKEDANIPLVTPSLLQMVRLRSVSMSEDQLKALSEGKSTSETNGAQERCQSADPAPQAVPQKPIRKSLSLKTPQTLKTSTPTSMRLQEAVRMKTAAMSSRDSLPCRITTRPLAYSNVPEKDTHRTSASTASFIFSRGTKMVVTTASTPEDQASLQQNLVSEFMQRSGQSSSFFYGAVKGDRVPPPVAKKPVQSIVCSLQNPVAGRAEIGVNGNSSAVQYPKETTHRLESTTTRVTADTIETLF